A single Sander lucioperca isolate FBNREF2018 chromosome 24, SLUC_FBN_1.2, whole genome shotgun sequence DNA region contains:
- the LOC116044704 gene encoding high-affinity choline transporter 1-like — protein MALNIAGLIMMVVFYLLVLGTGIWASVKAKVKVKNTNSSRVEVSFLANRSVSLVLGVFTMTGELRGTRLNIPSSIVVAGLVGTSLTYLDGGILVFWILGSDLTYTIVFPQLICVLFIKVSNGYGAITGFLVAVVTRLLCGEPLLSLPVILHFPGCTLEDGVYIQRSPVKTICMLCALVSILMSSYVASLFFNRGILPKRMDVFKVKSQGALTSADGARQGDSDENDENDTFV, from the exons ATGGCTCTCAATATAGCAGGTCTGATAATGATGGTTGTGTTCTACTTGCTGGTGTTGGGAACCGGCATCTGGGCATCTGTAAAAGCTAAGGTGAAggtgaaaaacacaaacagtagtCGTGTAGAAGTTTCCTTTTTGGCTAACCGGAGTGTCAGCTTAGTACTGGGAGTATTTACAATGACAGGTGAGTTGAGGGGAACTAGACTGAAT ATTCCAA GCTCCATAGTGGTTGCAGGACTTGTGGGAACATCCCTCACCTATCTGGACGGTGGCATCTTGGTGTTCTGGATCCTGGGCTCAGACCTGACCTACACCATTGTATTCCCGCAACTGATCTGCGTCCTCTTCATCAAGGTTTCCAACGGTTACGGGGCGATTACAGGCTTCCTTGTCGCCGTGGTGACGAGACTGTTGTGTGGAGAGCCGTTGTTAAGCCTTCCTGTGATCCTGCATTTCCCAGGATGCACTTTAGAGGACGGCGTTTATATTCAGCGCTCTCCTGTCAAGACCATTTGCATGTTGTGTGCTCTGGTCTCCATTCTGATGTCTTCATATGTGGCCTCACTCTTTTTTAACAGGGGGATCCTTCCTAAGAGGATGGATGTGTTCAAAGTGAAATCACAAGGAGCACTAACATCAGCAGATGGCGCCAGACAGGGTGACAGTGATGAGAATGATGAAAATGATACATTTGTATaa
- the LOC116044487 gene encoding oxysterol-binding protein-related protein 11-like isoform X1, with amino-acid sequence MQGETTAIRIAENEGKLDVLPQNKTPNLGRASAKGWQYSDHMENIDGYLMKYTNLVTGWQYRFFVLNNEAGLLEYFVNEQSRPQKPRGMLPLAGAVISPSDEDSHTFTVNAISGEQYKLRATDAKERQHWVSRLQICTQHHTEAMGKSNPPPKSRSYSMASQGSGSSPMSLRRPSQNPAALFSWSQVNKGSSLYSSKRSLLPDHLMDAREMMTQAQGQHRDLIQSIEGLPAAPGLCPLDQDLLMLKATSMATMNCLNECLHILHLQQVARQRGSLGGPTIEWLEPKLPDILKNGSSSLGSFTTGEGALEGSHLELSSPESCSFSGEQEDIDAEDEAEDSFTDKEEDLGAVEEERSVILHLLSQLKLGMDLTRVVLPTFILEKRSLLEMYADFMSHPDLFVAITDGSSPEDRMVRFVEYYLTSFHEGRKGAIAKKPYNPIIGETFHCSWKVPKTPEGPKEPSQGSPDPAAAQEPYQVRFVAEQVSHHPPVSGFYAECQERQICVNTHVWTKSKFMGMSIGVSMIGEGCLYLLEHDEEYTFTLPCAYARSILTVPWVELGGKININCAKSGYSAILTFQTKPFYGGKLHKITGEVKHNATNAVVCRVQGEWNGVLEFSYTSGETRVVDVTKLPVTKKSVRPIEKQGPTESRRLWQHVTESLRQKDIEKATEHKRFLEERQRTEERHRAESETAWRTRYFDREGEGWVYHKPLWKNSAFKT; translated from the exons ATGCAAGGGGAAACCACGGCTATACGAATCGCGGAAAACGAAGGCAAGCTGGATGTATTGCCCCAGAACAAGACCCCAAACTTGGGGAGAGCAAGTGCCAAAGGCTGGCAGTATAG TGACCACATGGAGAATATTGATGGCTACTTGATGAAATACACCAACCTTGTAACAGGGTGGCAATACAG GTTCTTTGTCTTAAACAATGAGGCGGGCTTGCTGGAGTACTTTGTCAATGAGCAGTCGCGGCCCCAGAAGCCCCGCGGTATGCTCCCCCTGGCAGGGGCTGTGATCTCCCCCAGCGACGAGGACTCCCATACCTTCACTGTCAACGCCATCAGCGGGGAGCAGTACAAGCTCAGGG CCACCGATGCCAAAGAGAGACAGCACTGGGTGAGCCGACTGCAGATCTGCACACAGCACCACACAGAGGCCATGGGGAAG AGTAATCCCCCACCCAAGTCCCGGAGCTACTCTATGGCATCTCAAGGCAGCGGCAGCTCACCCATGTCCCTGCGCCGGCCCAGCCAAAACCCTGCCGCCTTATTCAGCTGGTCACAGGTCAACAAGGGCTCGTCACTCTACTCCAGCAAGAGGTCCCTGCTGCCAGACCACCTGATGGACGCCAGAGAG ATGATGACCCAGGCCCAGGGCCAACACAGAGACCTGATCCAGAGCATCGAGGGCCTGCCTGCAGCCCCTGGCCTCTGCCCTCTAGACCAGGACCTGCTAATGCTCAAGGCCACTTCCATGGCCACCATGAACTGCCTCAACGAGTGCCTGCACATCCTGCACCTGCAGCAGGTGGCCAGGCAGAGAGGCTCCCTGGGAG GACCCACCATCGAGTGGTTGGAGCCCAAGCTGCCCGACATCCTGAAGAACGGCAGCAGCTCGCTGGGCAGCTTCACGACAGGGGAGGGCGCGCTGGAGGGGAGCCATCTGGAGCTCAGCAGCCCCGAGTCCTGCAGCTTTTCTGGG gAACAGGAAGACATTGATGCGGAGGATGAGGCGGAGGACTCGTTCACCGACAAGGAGGAGGACCTGggtgctgtggaggaggagcGCAGCGTCATCCTACACCTGCTGTCCCAGCTGAAGCTGGGCATGGACCTCACGCGG GTGGTCCTCCCCACCTTCATCCTGGAGAAGCGCTCTCTGCTGGAGATGTACGCTGATTTCATGTCCCACCCGGACCTCTTTGTGGCCATCACCGACGGCAGCAGCCCCGAGGACCGCATGGTCCGCTTTGTGGAGTACTACCTCACCTCCTTCCACGAGGGCCGCAAGGGGGCCATTGCCAAGAAGCCCTACAACCCCATCATTGGCGAGACCTTCCACTGCTCCTGGAAGGTACCGAAGACACCAGAGGGCCCCAAGGAGCCCTCACAGGGAAGCCCTGACCCGGCCGCCGCCCAGGAGCCCTACCAAGTGCGCTTTGTGGCGGAGCAAGTGTCCCACCACCCGCCTGTGTCTGGCTTCTATGCCGAATGCCAGGAGAGGCAAATCTGTGTGAACACGCATGTGTGGACCAAGAGCAAGTTCATGGGAATGTCCATTGGCGTATCCATGATAGGGGAAG GTTGTCTATATCTGCTGGAGCACGATGAAGAGTACACTTTCACGCTGCCGTGTGCATATGCCCGCTCCATCCTCACTGTTCCCTGGGTGGAACTGGGTGGCAAAATCAACATCAACTGCGCTAAATCGGGCTACTCTGCCATCCTCACTTTCCAGACTAAACCATTTTACGGTGGCAAATTACACAA GATAACGGGAGAGGTGAAGCACAACGCCACCAATGCGGTGGTGTGTCGTGTGCAGGGCGAGTGGAACGGCGTTCTGGAGTTCAGCTACACCAGCGGAGAGACGAGGGTGGTCGACGTCACCAAGCTGCCCGTTACCAAGAAAAGCGTTCGGCCGATTGAGAAGCAGGGACCAACTGAATCCAG GCGCCTGTGGCAGCATGTGACAGAGTCCTTACGGCAGAAGGACATCGAAAAAGCCACGGAGCACAAGAGGTTTCTGGAGGAGAGGCAGAGGACGGAGGAGAGGCACCGGGCTGAGAGTGAAACCGCTTGGAGGACCAGATACTTTGACAGAGAG gGTGAAGGCTGGGTCTATCACAAACCACTTTGGAAAAACTCTGCATTCAAAACCTAG
- the LOC116044487 gene encoding oxysterol-binding protein-related protein 11-like isoform X2: MENIDGYLMKYTNLVTGWQYRFFVLNNEAGLLEYFVNEQSRPQKPRGMLPLAGAVISPSDEDSHTFTVNAISGEQYKLRATDAKERQHWVSRLQICTQHHTEAMGKSNPPPKSRSYSMASQGSGSSPMSLRRPSQNPAALFSWSQVNKGSSLYSSKRSLLPDHLMDAREMMTQAQGQHRDLIQSIEGLPAAPGLCPLDQDLLMLKATSMATMNCLNECLHILHLQQVARQRGSLGGPTIEWLEPKLPDILKNGSSSLGSFTTGEGALEGSHLELSSPESCSFSGEQEDIDAEDEAEDSFTDKEEDLGAVEEERSVILHLLSQLKLGMDLTRVVLPTFILEKRSLLEMYADFMSHPDLFVAITDGSSPEDRMVRFVEYYLTSFHEGRKGAIAKKPYNPIIGETFHCSWKVPKTPEGPKEPSQGSPDPAAAQEPYQVRFVAEQVSHHPPVSGFYAECQERQICVNTHVWTKSKFMGMSIGVSMIGEGCLYLLEHDEEYTFTLPCAYARSILTVPWVELGGKININCAKSGYSAILTFQTKPFYGGKLHKITGEVKHNATNAVVCRVQGEWNGVLEFSYTSGETRVVDVTKLPVTKKSVRPIEKQGPTESRRLWQHVTESLRQKDIEKATEHKRFLEERQRTEERHRAESETAWRTRYFDREGEGWVYHKPLWKNSAFKT; this comes from the exons ATGGAGAATATTGATGGCTACTTGATGAAATACACCAACCTTGTAACAGGGTGGCAATACAG GTTCTTTGTCTTAAACAATGAGGCGGGCTTGCTGGAGTACTTTGTCAATGAGCAGTCGCGGCCCCAGAAGCCCCGCGGTATGCTCCCCCTGGCAGGGGCTGTGATCTCCCCCAGCGACGAGGACTCCCATACCTTCACTGTCAACGCCATCAGCGGGGAGCAGTACAAGCTCAGGG CCACCGATGCCAAAGAGAGACAGCACTGGGTGAGCCGACTGCAGATCTGCACACAGCACCACACAGAGGCCATGGGGAAG AGTAATCCCCCACCCAAGTCCCGGAGCTACTCTATGGCATCTCAAGGCAGCGGCAGCTCACCCATGTCCCTGCGCCGGCCCAGCCAAAACCCTGCCGCCTTATTCAGCTGGTCACAGGTCAACAAGGGCTCGTCACTCTACTCCAGCAAGAGGTCCCTGCTGCCAGACCACCTGATGGACGCCAGAGAG ATGATGACCCAGGCCCAGGGCCAACACAGAGACCTGATCCAGAGCATCGAGGGCCTGCCTGCAGCCCCTGGCCTCTGCCCTCTAGACCAGGACCTGCTAATGCTCAAGGCCACTTCCATGGCCACCATGAACTGCCTCAACGAGTGCCTGCACATCCTGCACCTGCAGCAGGTGGCCAGGCAGAGAGGCTCCCTGGGAG GACCCACCATCGAGTGGTTGGAGCCCAAGCTGCCCGACATCCTGAAGAACGGCAGCAGCTCGCTGGGCAGCTTCACGACAGGGGAGGGCGCGCTGGAGGGGAGCCATCTGGAGCTCAGCAGCCCCGAGTCCTGCAGCTTTTCTGGG gAACAGGAAGACATTGATGCGGAGGATGAGGCGGAGGACTCGTTCACCGACAAGGAGGAGGACCTGggtgctgtggaggaggagcGCAGCGTCATCCTACACCTGCTGTCCCAGCTGAAGCTGGGCATGGACCTCACGCGG GTGGTCCTCCCCACCTTCATCCTGGAGAAGCGCTCTCTGCTGGAGATGTACGCTGATTTCATGTCCCACCCGGACCTCTTTGTGGCCATCACCGACGGCAGCAGCCCCGAGGACCGCATGGTCCGCTTTGTGGAGTACTACCTCACCTCCTTCCACGAGGGCCGCAAGGGGGCCATTGCCAAGAAGCCCTACAACCCCATCATTGGCGAGACCTTCCACTGCTCCTGGAAGGTACCGAAGACACCAGAGGGCCCCAAGGAGCCCTCACAGGGAAGCCCTGACCCGGCCGCCGCCCAGGAGCCCTACCAAGTGCGCTTTGTGGCGGAGCAAGTGTCCCACCACCCGCCTGTGTCTGGCTTCTATGCCGAATGCCAGGAGAGGCAAATCTGTGTGAACACGCATGTGTGGACCAAGAGCAAGTTCATGGGAATGTCCATTGGCGTATCCATGATAGGGGAAG GTTGTCTATATCTGCTGGAGCACGATGAAGAGTACACTTTCACGCTGCCGTGTGCATATGCCCGCTCCATCCTCACTGTTCCCTGGGTGGAACTGGGTGGCAAAATCAACATCAACTGCGCTAAATCGGGCTACTCTGCCATCCTCACTTTCCAGACTAAACCATTTTACGGTGGCAAATTACACAA GATAACGGGAGAGGTGAAGCACAACGCCACCAATGCGGTGGTGTGTCGTGTGCAGGGCGAGTGGAACGGCGTTCTGGAGTTCAGCTACACCAGCGGAGAGACGAGGGTGGTCGACGTCACCAAGCTGCCCGTTACCAAGAAAAGCGTTCGGCCGATTGAGAAGCAGGGACCAACTGAATCCAG GCGCCTGTGGCAGCATGTGACAGAGTCCTTACGGCAGAAGGACATCGAAAAAGCCACGGAGCACAAGAGGTTTCTGGAGGAGAGGCAGAGGACGGAGGAGAGGCACCGGGCTGAGAGTGAAACCGCTTGGAGGACCAGATACTTTGACAGAGAG gGTGAAGGCTGGGTCTATCACAAACCACTTTGGAAAAACTCTGCATTCAAAACCTAG